The following are encoded together in the Streptomyces sp. NBC_01465 genome:
- the eccB gene encoding type VII secretion protein EccB has product MATRKDELSAYSFARKRTVAAFLAPSPGGSEEGAPRPFKTVMPSLIVGVILVVGCVGWGVIKPSAPKGWDEPGKYIIVDSDSTTRYVVLPDKGPGGKKVPTLHPVLNYASAKLLLDKGKGEVLEVKGSEIDKSGIAHGSTLGIPYAPDRLPTAGDAEKAKVWAVCERPSVGTGTNIDRAVFVLNEKEASAVTDQKKGALGPADVLYVVDSSTTDGTHPGAQYIIDSNGSKFLVGDPTAVPNTLPGTTQEQLRTAVIGGAADPQRVSKEWLASLNDGGHIEFPTIPGLGEQTSMQGMPDKARTVGMVLQSQDTSGTQFYVVLKDHVARVSPFVAQLLRGLPDASKLYADASTDPVKVSATDLIKANGGSMDVFEAGKGWPKLSPKWANTSAPTEGAKAHDTACSVYKGTPDPATKKPLLTAWAGSSYPKNVSAESLNAYVSSGSGLLFTELSGTAEGGGAKYLLTDTGLRYALPSGNDSTKKNGSTTTSPSTGEDASETDKARARLGYEKTTDSAPVPATWAEFIPKGPTLDTGAAAQPQSQ; this is encoded by the coding sequence ATGGCAACGCGTAAGGATGAGCTCAGCGCCTACTCGTTCGCTCGCAAGCGCACAGTGGCGGCGTTCCTCGCGCCGTCGCCGGGCGGTTCCGAGGAAGGTGCACCGCGGCCGTTCAAGACGGTCATGCCCAGTCTGATCGTGGGGGTGATCCTGGTCGTGGGCTGCGTCGGCTGGGGTGTGATCAAGCCTTCCGCGCCCAAGGGCTGGGACGAACCGGGGAAGTACATCATCGTCGACTCCGACTCGACGACCCGATATGTCGTGCTCCCGGACAAGGGCCCGGGCGGCAAGAAGGTGCCCACGCTGCACCCGGTCCTCAACTACGCCTCGGCGAAGCTCCTGCTCGACAAGGGCAAGGGCGAGGTCCTGGAGGTCAAGGGCTCGGAGATCGACAAGAGCGGGATCGCGCACGGCTCGACGCTCGGCATTCCGTACGCGCCCGACCGGCTGCCGACTGCCGGGGACGCGGAGAAGGCGAAGGTCTGGGCGGTGTGCGAGCGGCCCTCGGTCGGGACGGGCACCAACATCGACCGCGCGGTGTTCGTACTGAACGAGAAGGAAGCCTCGGCCGTCACCGACCAGAAGAAGGGCGCGCTGGGACCGGCGGACGTCCTGTACGTGGTCGACTCCAGCACGACGGACGGCACGCACCCCGGTGCGCAGTACATCATCGACAGCAACGGCTCGAAGTTCCTGGTGGGCGACCCGACGGCCGTGCCCAACACCCTGCCCGGAACCACGCAGGAACAGCTGCGTACCGCGGTCATCGGCGGTGCGGCCGACCCGCAGAGGGTCAGCAAGGAGTGGCTGGCCTCGCTGAACGACGGCGGTCACATCGAGTTCCCGACGATCCCGGGACTCGGCGAACAGACCTCGATGCAGGGCATGCCCGACAAGGCGCGGACCGTCGGCATGGTCCTCCAGTCGCAGGACACTTCGGGGACCCAGTTCTATGTGGTCCTGAAGGACCACGTCGCCAGGGTGTCGCCGTTCGTCGCACAGCTGCTCCGGGGGCTCCCCGACGCCTCGAAGCTGTACGCGGACGCCTCCACGGACCCCGTGAAGGTGAGCGCGACGGACCTGATCAAGGCCAACGGCGGCTCGATGGACGTCTTCGAGGCCGGGAAGGGCTGGCCCAAGCTGAGCCCGAAGTGGGCGAACACCTCGGCGCCGACGGAGGGGGCGAAGGCGCACGACACCGCGTGCAGCGTCTACAAGGGCACGCCCGACCCGGCCACCAAGAAGCCGCTGCTGACGGCGTGGGCCGGATCGTCGTACCCGAAGAACGTGTCCGCCGAATCACTCAACGCCTATGTGTCCTCGGGCTCGGGGCTGCTCTTCACGGAGCTGTCCGGTACGGCGGAGGGGGGTGGCGCGAAGTATCTGCTCACGGACACCGGGCTGCGCTACGCACTGCCGTCGGGCAACGACTCCACGAAGAAGAACGGGTCGACCACGACGTCGCCGTCCACTGGCGAGGACGCCTCGGAGACGGACAAGGCGAGGGCACGACTGGGGTACGAAAAGACCACGGACTCGGCGCCCGTACCGGCGACCTGGGCCGAATTCATCCCCAAGGGACCGACGCTCGACACCGGTGCGGCAGCCCAGCCGCAGAGTCAGTGA
- a CDS encoding WXG100 family type VII secretion target — protein MAGQFQVTEDELRVLSGKIDTVRGQIQGEISRLNGVIDQIASGWKGEAATSYHQLQNRWNEDARKMNGILGDIKDAVDSTRTNYNASEDQQNSEISKIMSDFG, from the coding sequence ATGGCCGGCCAGTTTCAGGTAACTGAGGACGAACTCCGCGTCCTCTCGGGGAAGATCGACACCGTTCGGGGTCAGATCCAGGGCGAGATTTCGCGGCTCAACGGCGTGATCGACCAGATCGCGTCCGGATGGAAGGGCGAGGCGGCGACCTCGTACCACCAGCTGCAGAACCGCTGGAACGAGGACGCTCGCAAGATGAACGGCATCCTGGGCGACATCAAGGACGCCGTGGACTCGACGCGTACGAACTACAACGCGTCCGAGGACCAGCAGAACTCTGAGATCAGCAAGATCATGTCCGACTTCGGCTGA
- a CDS encoding WXG100 family type VII secretion target, translating into MAMPILVNFATITQASQDVSGTAQRIKQQLDDLEASVKRVANTWEGEAQQGYQAKQQQWDTTAADLHATLLKISSALQNSADNYQATEKSNAATWG; encoded by the coding sequence TTGGCGATGCCCATTCTCGTCAATTTCGCCACCATCACCCAGGCGTCGCAGGACGTCTCGGGTACCGCCCAGCGCATCAAGCAGCAGCTCGATGACCTGGAGGCGTCCGTCAAGCGCGTCGCCAACACCTGGGAAGGCGAGGCCCAGCAGGGCTACCAGGCCAAGCAGCAGCAGTGGGACACCACCGCCGCCGACCTGCACGCCACCCTGCTGAAGATCTCTTCCGCGCTGCAGAACTCGGCCGACAACTACCAGGCGACGGAGAAGAGCAACGCCGCCACCTGGGGCTGA
- the mycP gene encoding type VII secretion-associated serine protease mycosin, giving the protein MPRTSGTRALQRVFGVLAATGACLAAVPAASAAASDKHDKPDFGLASSSECVFGGGNIKPTPWSLQRILLDQLREESKGAGVTVAVIDTGVDKGNDQLAGALAPGGRDFVGSTDGTVDLEGHGTRVAGIIAARPAKGSGFAGLAPEAKILPLRYTGSGSDDPKKQGNSGTMSAAIDYAVSKHASIINISSDTVKRQDNAQLRAAVARAVTAGALIIAAAGNEGADGNQLATYPASYEGVLAVGASDRNDERAFFSQSGKFVDVAAPGVGMISTVPKGGQCTADGTSFAAPYVAGVAALLKSKHPDWTAKQLTTRIEESAKRTGRGPNQFLGWGVVDPIAALGDDSEPADDAVMDPKPDVVAGQVVPMSVTMGETQAERDRRTAMYVMGGSLVLVLTVAGSGVVVRDWRRKQTRAAGAGTGSL; this is encoded by the coding sequence ATGCCCCGTACGAGTGGAACCCGCGCACTGCAGCGGGTCTTTGGCGTACTCGCGGCCACGGGAGCCTGCCTGGCGGCAGTCCCCGCAGCGTCCGCCGCCGCCTCCGACAAGCACGACAAACCTGACTTCGGCCTGGCCTCCAGCTCCGAATGCGTCTTCGGCGGCGGCAACATCAAGCCCACGCCGTGGTCGCTGCAGCGCATCCTCCTCGACCAGCTCCGTGAGGAGTCGAAGGGCGCGGGTGTCACGGTGGCGGTGATCGACACCGGCGTGGACAAGGGAAACGATCAGCTGGCCGGGGCGCTGGCCCCCGGCGGCAGGGACTTCGTGGGCAGCACGGACGGCACCGTGGACCTCGAGGGCCACGGCACCCGGGTCGCGGGCATCATCGCGGCGCGCCCGGCCAAGGGCAGCGGCTTCGCGGGGCTTGCTCCGGAGGCCAAGATCCTGCCGCTCCGGTACACGGGCAGCGGCAGCGACGATCCGAAGAAGCAGGGCAACTCGGGCACGATGTCTGCCGCGATCGATTACGCGGTCAGCAAGCACGCCTCGATCATCAACATCTCCTCGGACACGGTGAAGCGCCAGGACAATGCGCAACTGCGGGCAGCAGTGGCGCGGGCGGTGACTGCGGGAGCCCTGATCATCGCGGCGGCGGGCAACGAAGGCGCGGACGGCAATCAGCTGGCCACCTATCCGGCGTCGTACGAGGGGGTCCTCGCGGTAGGTGCCTCCGACCGCAACGACGAGAGGGCGTTCTTCTCGCAGTCGGGCAAGTTCGTGGACGTGGCGGCGCCCGGCGTAGGCATGATCTCGACGGTCCCCAAGGGCGGCCAGTGCACGGCCGACGGCACGAGCTTCGCGGCCCCGTACGTGGCGGGCGTGGCAGCCCTGCTGAAGTCCAAGCACCCGGACTGGACGGCGAAGCAGCTCACCACACGCATAGAGGAATCAGCCAAGCGCACGGGCCGCGGCCCGAACCAGTTCCTCGGCTGGGGCGTCGTGGACCCGATCGCGGCCCTGGGTGACGACTCCGAGCCGGCGGACGACGCGGTCATGGACCCCAAGCCCGACGTGGTGGCGGGCCAGGTGGTCCCGATGTCGGTCACGATGGGCGAGACCCAAGCCGAACGCGATCGGCGGACGGCGATGTACGTGATGGGCGGATCGCTGGTGCTGGTGCTGACGGTGGCCGGCAGCGGTGTGGTGGTCCGCGACTGGCGACGGAAGCAGACGCGGGCTGCGGGTGCGGGCACGGGTTCGCTGTAG
- a CDS encoding WXG100 family type VII secretion target — translation MAYGYTTPQQQEAIRKANEERLQKEHDEKLEEQPNGGMDRPTGLDTNFMEYSIKGLKRMVEDADPGKILEISQHWKSVHHTLSGGEGDKTGRVDGVSAGDSVAGMLDKAVSNVLEHWEGQAAQAFQRKAQEVSTSIRNAAAYASLTAGQMDAVQNDLRQAKETMRSIKEPGFWDKVGDKLSDYDRDDTQMQKDLANGVDAKAAAAANADRLSATKERQLQAVSVMESLGSNYQTYAKNIKTDNIDQQKPITPPNNQVTVPPPVHIPTSNAKVPGKAGTTDKWSSGQVKPVQTAPTVPHDSSLPPAHTLPSTGSHDIGSYTPPSVGTSVDGITTPTPTTGIGSGGIGSGGGGVGGGVGTGGLGGGGVGGGSGSGFGVAGAGGLAGGMAAGAGGRGGGVGGAAGAGRGGAAAGRGMGGMGGGAGAGARGGASGAGGRGALARARGGAVGAAKGVTNKTGAGAGSGLHGSRGGSQRGASGAGGMGGAAGRGKGKKGQGEGSDRPDYLVEDEETWISEEQGRIVPPTIQ, via the coding sequence ATGGCATACGGATACACGACGCCTCAGCAGCAAGAGGCGATCCGGAAGGCGAATGAGGAAAGGCTTCAGAAGGAGCACGACGAGAAGCTGGAGGAGCAGCCGAACGGTGGAATGGACCGTCCCACCGGGCTGGACACCAACTTCATGGAGTACTCGATCAAGGGCTTGAAGCGCATGGTCGAGGATGCAGATCCGGGCAAGATCCTCGAGATCAGCCAGCACTGGAAGTCGGTCCACCACACCCTTTCCGGCGGCGAGGGAGACAAAACGGGGCGAGTGGACGGCGTGTCTGCCGGGGACAGCGTCGCCGGGATGCTGGACAAGGCAGTTTCGAACGTCCTTGAGCACTGGGAGGGGCAGGCAGCCCAGGCCTTCCAGAGGAAGGCTCAGGAAGTTTCCACCAGCATCCGCAATGCTGCCGCGTACGCCAGCCTGACAGCAGGGCAGATGGATGCGGTCCAGAACGACCTGCGCCAGGCCAAGGAGACGATGCGGAGCATCAAGGAGCCTGGATTCTGGGACAAGGTCGGCGACAAGCTTTCCGACTACGACCGCGACGACACGCAGATGCAGAAGGACCTTGCGAACGGAGTCGACGCGAAGGCTGCGGCTGCGGCGAACGCGGACCGGCTCTCGGCCACCAAGGAGAGGCAGCTGCAGGCCGTCTCCGTGATGGAGAGTCTTGGGTCGAACTACCAGACGTACGCGAAGAACATCAAGACAGACAACATTGACCAGCAAAAGCCCATCACCCCGCCGAACAACCAGGTGACGGTGCCGCCGCCGGTCCACATCCCGACTTCCAATGCCAAGGTGCCGGGGAAGGCGGGTACGACGGACAAGTGGAGTTCGGGTCAGGTCAAGCCTGTTCAGACCGCCCCGACGGTTCCGCACGACTCAAGCCTTCCGCCGGCCCACACGCTCCCGTCGACGGGTAGTCACGACATCGGCAGCTACACGCCGCCGTCAGTCGGAACCAGCGTCGACGGCATCACCACGCCGACACCCACCACCGGAATCGGTAGTGGCGGCATCGGCAGTGGCGGCGGTGGCGTCGGTGGAGGTGTCGGAACAGGTGGCCTCGGCGGTGGCGGCGTCGGTGGAGGATCCGGTTCTGGCTTCGGCGTTGCCGGTGCAGGCGGTCTGGCCGGCGGCATGGCAGCCGGTGCCGGTGGTCGTGGCGGCGGCGTCGGTGGCGCCGCAGGTGCGGGCCGAGGTGGTGCCGCTGCTGGCCGTGGAATGGGCGGAATGGGCGGCGGCGCCGGTGCGGGTGCACGCGGTGGCGCTTCCGGAGCTGGTGGCCGAGGGGCACTTGCCCGGGCCCGTGGCGGCGCGGTCGGCGCAGCCAAGGGAGTCACCAACAAGACCGGCGCAGGTGCCGGTTCCGGTCTGCACGGCAGCCGCGGCGGCTCGCAGCGTGGAGCGTCGGGCGCAGGCGGCATGGGCGGCGCTGCTGGCCGCGGCAAGGGCAAGAAGGGCCAGGGCGAGGGCAGCGATCGTCCGGACTACCTGGTCGAGGACGAGGAGACCTGGATCTCCGAAGAGCAGGGCCGGATCGTACCGCCCACCATCCAGTAG
- the mycP gene encoding type VII secretion-associated serine protease mycosin codes for MGFKRVWPTTGVVALTGALLLGSATSASADYIRDKQWPLTAFNAKKVWTVSQGQGVTVAVVDSGVVGTHPDLTGQVLPGKDFTGAGNPNEDTLGHGTSMAGIIAAHGHGAGNADGVMGLAPKAKILPVRVTTPDNDNPETNWAPAVRYAVDAGAKVINLSFAASNGSSTSKGAEAIAYAQQHDVVVVAGAGNDGIDNIGFPASLPGVVSVGAVDESLKVGNDSNWGKGLVLTAPGVKNIVVAPNQPNGYAEATGTSDSTAYVSAEAALLRAKFPNLTAGQIINRMIKSATYGDNAVSKKPDEKLGYGMIRPYSALTMDIPAGPKEGPLAQSPVASKSAANPEKSDTPKKDSSSSSSDDSSSVSPIAIVAGIAVVVVIAIIVVVIIRRRNRGGPGGPGGGTPAQGYGGYPNQPQYPANAPGQAPQNPPYAQQPPYQGQ; via the coding sequence ATGGGTTTCAAACGAGTCTGGCCCACGACGGGAGTTGTGGCCTTGACGGGAGCCTTGCTCCTTGGTTCAGCCACGAGTGCGTCGGCGGACTACATCAGGGACAAGCAATGGCCTTTGACGGCGTTCAACGCCAAGAAGGTCTGGACTGTGTCGCAAGGGCAGGGCGTGACGGTCGCCGTTGTGGACTCCGGAGTGGTCGGAACCCATCCTGACCTCACTGGGCAGGTACTGCCGGGGAAGGACTTTACGGGCGCAGGGAATCCTAACGAGGACACGCTCGGCCACGGCACGTCAATGGCTGGCATCATTGCGGCTCATGGGCATGGTGCAGGAAATGCCGATGGAGTGATGGGGCTGGCACCAAAGGCAAAAATCTTGCCAGTGCGAGTCACCACCCCGGACAATGACAATCCGGAAACCAATTGGGCACCGGCTGTCCGCTACGCGGTGGATGCCGGCGCCAAGGTGATCAACCTCTCCTTCGCCGCTTCAAACGGATCGTCAACTTCCAAGGGTGCGGAAGCAATTGCTTACGCGCAGCAGCATGATGTCGTTGTGGTGGCCGGTGCCGGAAACGATGGGATCGATAACATTGGGTTTCCGGCGTCCCTCCCCGGGGTGGTGTCCGTAGGGGCCGTCGACGAATCATTGAAGGTCGGTAATGACTCGAACTGGGGCAAGGGTCTCGTTCTGACTGCTCCGGGCGTAAAGAACATCGTCGTGGCGCCAAATCAGCCAAACGGCTATGCGGAAGCTACGGGTACTTCAGACTCGACGGCCTACGTATCGGCTGAAGCCGCTCTGCTGCGTGCCAAGTTCCCGAATTTGACGGCCGGGCAGATCATCAACCGGATGATCAAGTCGGCGACGTACGGCGACAATGCTGTATCGAAGAAGCCTGACGAGAAGCTTGGCTACGGGATGATCCGCCCGTATTCCGCGCTTACCATGGACATCCCGGCTGGTCCGAAGGAAGGTCCCCTCGCGCAGTCGCCCGTTGCGTCGAAGTCCGCAGCGAATCCGGAGAAGTCGGATACTCCCAAGAAGGACTCGTCCTCTTCATCATCGGACGACTCTTCGTCGGTGAGCCCGATCGCGATCGTCGCCGGCATCGCAGTAGTCGTGGTGATCGCCATTATCGTCGTGGTCATCATCCGTCGCCGTAACCGCGGTGGCCCGGGCGGCCCCGGCGGCGGCACCCCTGCACAGGGTTACGGCGGCTACCCGAATCAGCCGCAGTACCCGGCCAATGCTCCAGGCCAGGCGCCGCAGAATCCCCCCTACGCCCAGCAGCCCCCGTACCAGGGTCAGTAG
- the mycP gene encoding type VII secretion-associated serine protease mycosin codes for MASADYIRDKQWILKAFDAESVWSQSKGQGVTVAVVDTGVDGSHPDLTGQVLPGKDFLSAGGSAHRDLDGHGTSLASEIAGHGHGAHHADGVMGLAPAAKILPLRISSNGKDIHDATWAPAVRYAVDHGAKVINLSFGGGGTRPGSDGAEAVAYAQAHDVVVVAGSGNDGHDSISYPAALPGVVSVGAVDGKANVWDDSNYGHGLTITAPGVNIVGAKTSSPSGYAEGSGTSDSTAYVSAAVALVRAKFPDLTAGQVINRLIKSTTYGGNTITKKPDDKFGYGILRPYSALTMSIPAGPKEGPLGQAPAAKESGGAPGTDRSTDRNSEESAASSSSPSSGALLAIVGGIAAVVVIGIGIVVAVIIRRRNRGGPGGPGGPGGGTPVQGYGGYPHQPQYPAHVPGQAPPNPHPYAQQPPQGYPQQPPYQGL; via the coding sequence ATGGCGTCGGCCGACTACATCCGGGACAAGCAGTGGATTTTGAAGGCGTTCGACGCCGAATCTGTTTGGTCCCAGAGCAAAGGCCAAGGCGTGACGGTCGCAGTGGTCGACACGGGAGTGGACGGAAGTCATCCAGACCTGACTGGGCAGGTGCTTCCAGGCAAGGACTTCCTCAGTGCCGGTGGCAGTGCGCACAGGGACCTCGATGGCCACGGAACCTCCCTGGCCAGTGAGATTGCGGGGCATGGCCACGGCGCCCACCATGCAGACGGTGTGATGGGGCTTGCGCCTGCTGCGAAGATCCTTCCACTTCGGATTTCGTCCAATGGCAAGGATATTCACGACGCTACTTGGGCCCCGGCGGTTCGGTACGCAGTCGATCATGGCGCCAAGGTCATCAATCTGTCCTTTGGTGGCGGCGGGACCAGGCCCGGCTCTGATGGCGCTGAAGCGGTTGCGTACGCGCAGGCGCACGATGTTGTCGTAGTCGCGGGTTCGGGAAATGACGGGCATGACTCGATTTCTTACCCGGCTGCCCTCCCTGGGGTGGTTTCCGTTGGCGCCGTTGACGGCAAGGCGAATGTCTGGGACGACTCCAACTACGGCCATGGTCTTACCATTACCGCCCCCGGTGTAAATATCGTGGGGGCCAAGACCTCCAGTCCCAGCGGTTACGCAGAGGGATCGGGTACATCCGATTCGACGGCCTATGTTTCGGCTGCAGTGGCTCTCGTGCGGGCCAAGTTCCCCGATCTGACTGCTGGGCAGGTCATCAACCGGCTCATCAAGTCGACGACGTACGGCGGCAACACGATCACCAAGAAGCCGGACGACAAGTTCGGCTACGGAATCCTGCGCCCGTACTCGGCGCTCACCATGAGCATCCCCGCAGGGCCCAAGGAAGGACCGCTCGGGCAGGCGCCGGCGGCCAAGGAGTCCGGAGGGGCTCCCGGCACCGACAGGTCGACCGACCGCAACTCCGAGGAGTCGGCTGCCTCGTCGAGCAGTCCGTCCTCGGGGGCCCTGCTCGCCATCGTCGGCGGGATCGCGGCTGTCGTGGTCATCGGCATCGGCATCGTCGTTGCGGTCATCATCCGTCGCCGCAATCGTGGCGGCCCGGGCGGCCCGGGCGGCCCTGGCGGTGGCACGCCCGTCCAGGGCTACGGCGGCTACCCACACCAGCCGCAGTACCCGGCTCACGTGCCGGGGCAGGCTCCGCCGAATCCCCATCCGTACGCCCAGCAGCCCCCGCAGGGCTATCCCCAGCAGCCCCCGTATCAGGGTCTGTAG